The Montipora foliosa isolate CH-2021 chromosome 1, ASM3666993v2, whole genome shotgun sequence genome has a window encoding:
- the LOC138008485 gene encoding polycystin-1-like protein 2, with protein MSCCLAVAGIMSLIATILVDSTQNVFPEESIRLGPWKFRLGDIYRAIVCAGIAFAVRLLLEFLFKNSRRKRPLQDNDMDVSEHIQDYFQRLNAIEFVDDNKEMNMVQNDSSNAHSGEKILDTSENSVNKGATTTTDPAANENVSIDLFEDSIKKSIDYSDESSSMKSYNEASELSHDGADYASADESISGVTSGYGAHTDDFESSLGNKEKKHLMKTKDIRELIDVLGNVPEKEILIDILDNDIDVAEYVDNNVEDKQEEQSDKCDVLSLEGDDLRLEFPGPEDDASYCSDADNVNEAISTDRTKGTVIWSEQITNPDKIPELWKQLPFPHQLIDEYGIKKPPCGTPRFPYIVLRITRAQCFIVPVLCTIITTVVGLRWSGSVATSWVTTFVVALTGQIFVLETLHSLLQAMYFATWSQRPVGEEDLINELSKKVWVNDDEELAYYADTVVDDKEEESVPMPPTEEDIQVAQKLAGRDRELEDVIKMLAFDVLFLLLLTLISFGNRDGFSYPSRDGMYKTFNITEGFSDKVKNTDTFWSWLMNDTIPVLLFDPLDKTPNEGRRHFLTDGYTYLLGTAILRQQRLQPGLSCDFGDLPQHVLSECHQVFLTEDNKDTKNYHPGWKATGPSYNTEDLSPWKYSSGEESGTDYSAWGRTSSHDGGGYIAYLSSERQTTLEQLKSLKSNGWIDQLTRVVFLEFSTYNANVNILSALVFSTEIFSYGGALPYFDMYSFRLFRYYTAFQFLYLVCEVIFVVFVVQLINRVGHQVHRDRWIYFTSFWNFTDLLLISFSLVNIALYAVRSINLTSAIEAIREDPNAFYGFLSVAFYDELIAYISCIIFVIPCLQFLKFLKFNKNFMIFYATLERIRSDICGFGFVFLVSMLSFTYWSHSMLKTVAEPFSTFLGTFYSMISLLLGKFSFRLLSPGQAIAAQVGPLFTYSFTCANVFFILNIILAIITIGFAEAQSDERFQESEYEVVKFIINYIKERLGLLPPYIPPPPKIGPPKKEKHYTYFQWKLCTRYVTRSQFPRLMRYARSTYLDDFVDELEIVAKVLNLQMSRQVLEEMIRREHSSEIKYDP; from the exons ATGTCGTGCTGCCTAGCAGTAGCTGGAATAATGTCACTTATTGCAACAATTTTGGTGGATTCAACGCAAAATGTGTTTCCGGAAGAATCCATAAGACTGGGACCATGGAAATTTAGACTTGGTGATATTTACAGAGCCATTGTCTGCGCTGGAATAGCATTCGCAGTTCGCCTTTTGTTGGAGTTTCTCTTCAAAAATTCCAGAAGAAAACGACCATTACAAGATAACGACATGGATGTCAGTGAACACATACAAGATTATTTTCAAAGGTTGAATGCAATTGAATTTGTTGACGATAACAAGGAAATGAATATGGTTCAAAATGACAGTTCCAATGCACATAGCGGAGAGAAGATATTAGACACCAGTGAAAATTCGGTAAACAAAGGCGCGACCACAACTACAGACCCAGcggccaatgaaaatgtttctaTTGATCTTTTTGAGGATTCCATTAAGAAATCTATTGATTATAGTGACGAATCGTCATCAATGAAGAGCTACAATGAAGCGAGTGAGTTGTCACATGATGGTGCAGATTACGCCTCTGCCGATGAGAGCATTTCTGGTGTGACCTCTGGTTATGGTGCACACACAGACGACTTTGAATCGTCGTTGgggaacaaagaaaagaaacatctGATGAAAACAAAGGATATCAGGGAATTAATCGATGTCCTTGGAAATGTGCCAGAAAAAGAAATTCTTATTGACATTTTAGATAACGATATTGATGTAGCTGAATATGTCGACAATAACGTGGAAGACAAACAAGAAGAACAATCTGACAAATGTGATGTGTTGtctttggaaggtgatgacCTGCGTTTGGAATTTCCAGGACCAGAAGATGACGCAAGTTATTGTTCTGACGCAGACAATGTAAACGAGGCAATATCAACTGATCGCACAAAAGGGACAGTCATATGGAGCGAACAGATCACAAACCCTGACAAGATCCCTGAACTGTGGAAGCAACTTCCATTTCCGCACCAGCTCATAGATGAATATGGCATTAAAAAGCCGCCATGTGGCACACCTAGATTTCCTTATATTGTACTGAGGATCACACGGGCACAATGCTTCATTGTTCCGGTCCTCTGCACGATTATTACTACAGTTGTTGGGTTACGATGGTCTGGCTCTGTAGCTACGTCCTGGGTTACGACATTTGTTGTCGCATTAACTGGCCAAATCTTCGTTTTAGAAACTCTGCATTCATTGCTGCAAGCAATGTATTTTGCCACATGGTCCCAGAGGCCGGTAGGAGAAGAAGATCTGATCAACGAGCTTTCAAAGAAAGTCTGGGTAAATGATGATGAGGAGCTAGCATATTATGCTGATACAGTTGTGGACGACAAAGAAGAGGAATCGGTTCCAATGCCTCCAACAGAAGAAGACATTCAGGTAGCCCAGAAATTGGCAGGGCGAGACAGAGAGTTGGAAGATGTTATCAAGATGCTGGCGTTCGATGTactatttcttttgcttttaactTTAATATCCTTTGGAAACAGAGATGGTTTTTCTTATCCCTCAAGAGATGGCATGTACAAGACTTTTAACATCACCGAAGGTTTTTCAGATAAA GTTAAAAACACCGACACATTTTGGTCATGGCTTATGAATGACACAATTCCAGTTCTGTTATTTGATCCCCTGGATAAAACGCCAAATGAAGGAAGACGGCACTTCCTTACTGATGGCTACACCTACCTTCTTGGAACTGCGATTCTTCGACAGCAGAGGCTACAACCAGGAT TGAGCTGTGACTTTGGAGATCTTCCACAGCACGTCCTCTCCGAGTGTCACCAGGTTTTCCTCACCGAAGACAACAAAGATACAAAAAACTACCACCCGGGATGGAAGGCAACAGGGCCTTCGTACAACACAGAAGATCTGTCGCCATGGAAATATTCGAGTGGAGAGGAGTCTGGCACTGATTATTCAGCGTGGGGGCGAACGAGTAGCCATGACGGAGGAGGGTATATCGCTTACCTCAGCAGTGAGAGACAAACCACGCTGGAACAGTTAAAATCACTGAAGTCTAATGGTTGGATTGATCAACTTACACGAGTGGTATTTCTAGAATTTTCAACCTACAACGCAAACGTTAATATTTTATCCGCATTGGTATTTTCTACAGAAATTTTTTCTTACGGTGGAGCGCTACCTTATTTCGATATGTATTCGTTTCGACTGTTCCGCTACTACACAGCCTTTCAATTTTTGTATCTGGTCTGTGAGGTGATTTTCGTCGTATTTGTTGTCCAGCTTATCAACCGCGTGGGACACCAAGTTCATCGCGATCGCTGGATTTACTTTACATCATTTTGGAACTTCACAGATCTcttgttaatttcattttctttggtaAATATTGCCTTATACGCGGTTCGCTCGATTAATTTGACCAGCGCTATCGAAGCGATTCGCGAAGATCCCAATGCTTTCTATGGATTTTTGTCCGTTGCTTTTTACGACGAACTCATCGCTTACATTTCATGTATAATTTTCGTCATACCGTGTCTTCAGTTTCTTAAATTTCTAAAGTTTAACAAGAACTTTATGATATTCTACGCAACACTTGAGAGAATCAGATCGGACATTTGTGGATTCGGTTTTGTGTTTCTTGTGAGTATGTTATCTTTTACTTATTGGTCGCATTCCATGTTGAAGACCGTTGCTGAACCTTTCAGTACGTTTCTTGGAACTTTTTACAGCATGATATCCTTGTTGTTGGGAAAATTCTCCTTCCGGTTGCTTTCACCAGGTCAAGCTATCGCAGCGCAAGTTGGCCCTCTTTTCACTTACTCCTTCACTTGCGCTAACGTGTTTTTTATATTAAACATTATTCTAGCGATTATAACAATCGGATTTGCAGAGGCGCAATCAGACGAGCGCTTTCAAGAAAGCGAATATGAAGTAGTCAAGTTCATCATTAATTATATTAAAGAACGCCTTGGACTTCTGCCACCCTACATACCTCCACCACCAAAGATAGGTCCTCCGAAGAAGGAAAAGCACTACACCTATTTCCAATGGAAATTGTGTACACGTTATGTTACACGAAGCCAGTTTCCACGATTAATGAGATACGCTAGGAGTACATATTTAGACGATTTTGTGGACGAGCTGGAGATTGTTGCTAAAGTTCTCAATTTGCAGATGTCCAGACAGGTGCTTGAGGAAATGATTCGCAGAGAGCATAGTTCAGAAATTAAATACGATCCCTGA